The Arachis ipaensis cultivar K30076 chromosome B05, Araip1.1, whole genome shotgun sequence nucleotide sequence cAATCTATCAAAGAAACgagaaaaaaaacctaaaaaattaactaaaaaccGGTGAGTCAAATCGGACTAAAACTGGCCGatttttaaaattacaaaaagcaaaatataaaaagaaaaaaaaacataaataatacaAAGAGACATACACACAGTGAAAAAAGACAAAAGAATACACtctaaaaaaaagacaaaaaaagaaataaacacaGTGGAGAAAAATAGAAACATGAGAAACAAAGAAGGAAAATGGAGTCTTTCGACGCGGAATTTCGGTGGATCTGGAACGGCATGGCGCAGGGACAACAGATCTAGGGTGGCGCGGCATCGACGAATCGGATATGAAACTATGAAGGGAGTTATGCGGGATTGGTGGCTACGGCATGAAACTAGGAATAAGAGGACTTGAGGAGTGATATACTAGGGTTAATAGATATGGGCTTCCATTTGAGCCCAAAAAAAATTGTTCTCTTTTTACTGACTATATACAAATTTAATGTCAAATCCTTATCCGCAGCAGCAAAAGGGAGGAAActaaaagttgatcttattgtcCAAATCAACATCACTGCCATAGTTTGTGGTTGggaaaggacaagttgatggaagaggattgaatcttgttagttggaaggtactggttactctaaaaaaatatggaggtttggggattagagatccttattgtgtaaatattgctcttcttgggaagttagtttggacttttttccagcagccaaacaagctatgggtccaattgttggataccaaataccgatcatctctatatgattgttttagttatcctaagaacaaagactctcccatttggaggtgtctttgcaaggcttggaaattgttgaaggatgggtttgcttggtgtattggagatttgaaccagaattttttgttttctagctggaggagagaaggacggttatctaatgagatggattatgttcacatttctgattcgaatctccggatacaggatatttggtcggttgataggtggcatttggatactctttattctcctttatctcaaaatttgaaagataatattctctcttataatccagatgaacaagcaggtccggaagtgggttggtattggagtgggtctgctgccaaagtctatgactcacgcaatggttacttgtggttgtgtaagcagctgtttggttgggaggagcgggagaattAGCTTTgactttggctttggcgtcagcttgttccggaaaagcataagtttttggcttggttgtgtcttaaggaggctcttcctactgcaagttttcgctttagaagagggatgtcgtcatcggataggtgtccaagatgtctttctagccaggaatcggttttacattgtattcgggattgtccaaaagctcagcttgtctggcataggttggatatttcttgtcatcctttggatttgaagaactggttcttgtatcatagcagagagcatctgttcaagttcttttcgggactttggtgtatatggcgagcaaggaataatgacatctttaatccccatgaaacttggcctccggaaaaagtgatttgtctggcattaacttcagaaaaggagcttaggaatatttttgaattacaacgtatgtcccttccctctactctaaatggtttttgaaaTCCCTCATctattggtacttttaagattaattgtgatgctagatattttggttcgggtgatagtgttggttttgcttgtgttattagagattgtaatgggagctggtaaagggggtgtttgggaatgattgaaagtaatagtattcttcaaggagaattgtttgttatttggagaggatatctcttagcttgggatgtgggtcaacgagatgttatttgtgagacggattgtgtggaaaCATTTAATCTTattactcaagatggttttgggtttattgatccactgatgctcaaaataagagatatcatgcattggaattggcgggttgactttcgtttgattatgagagatgcaaatacagtgGCAGATACTATGACAAAGATgacgatgaagttacaactttcgcatgtggagTTTCTTTCACCTTAGGAGGAGTTTAAAAGTAATCTTGAACACGACTATCCCTCTATTTAGATAgtttcttattttatttgttttgtttttctttgtttaatttatttcagtcacagCAAAAAAAGCACGAGGTGCGCTTCTTTCAAAACTCTACCAAATCAAGCCTAAAGCAAAACAAAGTCAAAGTCACTTGTAAGATTACAAAACAACTTTCCAAGTGCAAAGTGTGAAGTGAAGTTATCAAGGCATGAAGAAGAAGGAGGTCTGAAAGTGGGGGATCTGCGGCTATGACAGCACTGTCCAACTCCAACGATTCGGCCATAACCTTGGAAGAATGGAATGGCTCTTCCACCTCCAAGCTCTCTAAGACTTTCACCATCCAAGCTTCCTCTTCCTCTGTCTCCTTTAAAAGGTACTCTCTTTCTCGACCATCATAATTCACCTCTTTCCTCTTTTATTCTTATTCTTCGTGCTTCTCTCTCATTCACGCAGATCCGGTGCCCGTTTCACCCATCTTTGGAGACGATTATTGCAGGCATTAGTTCCTGAGGCAGGCCTTTTCTATTCCTAATatctcaataaaataaaataaaatagaataaaaaagagGAAAcctaaattttgtaattaattgttTGTTCTTCATGGCATACAGGGTTTTCCGAGCAGTGTGACTGCAGATTATGTTCCCTTTCAAATATGGGATACATTGCAGGTAAACTATGCAATGCAGAAAACAATGTTATTGAGGAATGTTCTTGTTTTGGATTTAACAATTGATTGATTGTGGCAGGGTCTTTCAACTTATACAAGGACCATGCTGTCTACCCAGGTAATTCACTTTTCATTGTGTTTATGTAGTAATCATTGTTTTGTGAATATCTAGGGTTTACCCGTGTTCAATATTATCCCTTTCAGGCTCTCCTTAGTGCTATTGGGGTTGGCGAGAAATCAGCTACTGTGATTGGTGCCACTTTTCAGGTATCAACTATTTGTGTTGTGTCTGATTGGTTAATGAGTGAACCCTAATTGTAAAATGGCGTATGGGAGATAAGAAGATTTTGATTGTTGAAACTATTTACAGTGGTTTTTGAGGGATCTAACCGGCATGCTTGGAGGTATCTTATTCACATTCTACCAGGTATGCATCTCATGTAATTTATTCAAGcgtatgaatttgaaaatgaaatttcTGGAAATAACTCCATGTGAAGTATCTTGCACTTTGGCTAACAATATTTCTGTTTAACTCACATGATGCAGGGATCAAATCTTGATAGTAATGCCAAAATGTGGCGTTTGGTTGCGGATCTTATGAACGATCTTGGTAGATTCTttcaccattttttttatttttatttaaattttcatgCAACAATTTTCTCTACACATTTCTGAGATGTGCAGAAATAAGCCAAtactaattatttaaatttgagCACTGATGCGATAGTGATTCCTGGACTGAGATTGCAAATTGGTAGAGAGATGGGGAAAAGAGTAGAATTTTTCGATTATTCAGAAATACTTCGGTGCCATTTTAGATTGACATGACATAAGAATTTGCAGAACAGAATTATTCTTTTCTCGTTGGAGACTCGAGCAAGAGAGGTGCTCCTGTATGTTCTGCTTATTGTTAGAAttcaattttacaaattgaacACAAGTGAAAAAAGGGAGAATAGAAAGCATATACCTTTCAATAACACAATTTAAGAATATCAGAGGAGGACATATTCTACACAGAATCCTTTACTTGGCAACTACTGGCTAagccttttatttatttattggaaGTAAAAATTATAGCAGCAAAAAAGTGTAAACCTTTGCTGGTGCCAATCAGTGTTAAATAACATATTTCTTATTGCACTCTTCATAtgtcaaattaaattttatgctCCTCTTTGNNNNNNNNNNNNNNNNNNNNNNNNNNNNNNNNNNNNNNNNNNNNNNNNNNNNNNNNNNNNNNNNNNNNNNNNNNNNNNNNNNNNNNNTATTTCGCCACTGTTTCCGTCAGCTTTTGTGATTATTGTTTGCCTAGGAAGCATATCAAGATCATTCAGTAAGTTCCATCACTTCTTGAAGTTGAAATATAGATTAGTATATGATTACGTGTTAGTTGTTAGCTGTAGGTCTCTTACCTCCTTATTCCAAATTTCCAGTAAGTAAATTTCTAAGACATCTAATGCTTCTTAGAAAAAAACTATTTACTGCTATTATCTCTCTCTTGTTTACTCTTATTTACAAGCAATGGCAGCAGTATATAAGACAATCGCTAGGTGTAGTCACAATAGTAGCAGTTTTTATGTCTGTTACCTTTACCTTTTCTTTTAAAAGTATGTATGTGCatagttttttctttcttttttagggTAAATCACCAAAAATGCACCCGAATTATTTTGGTGCTAACAAAAATGCTCCCGAATTTTTGTTATCGACAAAAATGTcctcaaattatttaaaaatgtGACAAAAATGCCCAAAatgaatattattttttatgtaagtGGGAAATGACTTTTGTATTGGacaaactacatatgcatttgatccaaaattttataGTAATATTTAGATAACTATTTAGAAAATACACACAGAAAAATGGATAAAAATTTtgacttttaaatttttttcattttttaaaagtattattggttattgacaaaaaagtcaccaaaaaatatatatacttagcgaaaaatcacaaaattttaaGGATAAACATTTCTCATTTTTCTAATCGTGCTTGCAAAAAaccgcatcaaaattcaatctctaaagcATTTTTTGAGAATGTATATTTAATGTTGGACATTTTTGTCACGTTTTTAAATAATTTGAAGACATTTTTGTCGATAACACAATTCGGAAGCATTTTTGTCAACGCGAAAATAATTCGGGTGCATTTTTGGTAGTTTACCCtcttttttaatcatattttgaTGTATTAACATCCATCTCTATAGGAAGGGAGTCAAGAAACAGTGGCCACAATGATTGGCATGGCATTGGGCATGCTTGTTGCTCGCATCACCATAGGACACCCACTAGCCATTTGGGTTTGTTTTTTGTCCCTAACCCTGTTCCATATGTATGGTATGTCCTACACATTTTTATCTTCAATGTACATTTGATACACTTGTCTCTTGCATAGTTCTTGTGTTGCACAATCAatgagaggaaaaaaaaaaaaaaggaacacaTTGGGCTTATGGACCTTATCAAGTAGTAACTGCTGTTAGAGATTGATAGTATTAACTTGATGACAGTGCTGTAGTTGGTCAGAGTTCAAGTTTctaatattttggtgtttggggaaAATTATCACTCCAATCttttcagaaaagaaaaaaaaatggacaatattttcttttttacaccaaaaataatttgagtCTTATTAAAAtcttaaagagtaaagtatcgtttttgtccctaacatttggggtaagtcttgtttgtgtccctaacgtttaaatcgtcctatttgtatccctaacgtttgtaaaagtgattcaatgttatcctgccgtcaattacacatcatgagcgctttagtttaagttttaaaaatcacttcttgaagttagaatataaatgtctgggatagaatcgatgatctactccgaaaaatagctcatcaaatgttgaaactaattcctacaacatttacataattcacttttctagggacataattgaatctaaacacaaatagtgggtataatattaaaatcgaacacatccaaatgagacctaattgagaatgaatacatccaagtgagaataattaaaaaatataatctaatttgttagtataattgataggagaataacattgaatcacttttataaacgttagagatacaaataggacgatttaaacgttagagacacaaataggacttacctataaacgttagggacaaaaacgatactttactcaatctTAAATTAATCCATGACATTGAGATCTTAGGATATCACTTTCTCAAACAGTTGAAAATATTCAACTTGATGGTTCCAAATAGTCTGAAGGTAGATAAATACCGTTTCCATGCATAGCTTCTTTGTAAAGAGGTATTTCCTCCCTAAATACATGTCCTAAATCATTGATGGAAACCTGATGTCCCAAATCTTGTCTCATTTCATAGCGAACTACCAAGCTGTGCGGTGCCTAGCGTTGACCTCATTAAATCCTGAAAGAACCACTATTCATTTGCAGCATTTCATGAAGACAGGCCAAGGTATTATCTTCGTTCATTTTATCTTACTTCATTGTAACTACAACTTATACAgaaaatttgtttatttatttattgaatctTAGCATTAAATTTACTACTCATACTTTTGCAGTTTTGTCACCTGAACAAGTCTCTGCAAAGGAACATGTTTTACCTCTTAAGCTCACTGTATGGAGCTCAAAGAATGCTGATTTGCTGTATACAAAAGTACATTTAGGTACAAGGGTTTCATCATTA carries:
- the LOC107640646 gene encoding protein root UVB sensitive 3 (The sequence of the model RefSeq protein was modified relative to this genomic sequence to represent the inferred CDS: added 16 bases not found in genome assembly) produces the protein MTALSNSNDSAITLEEWNGSSTSKLSKTFTIQASSSSVSFKRSGARFTHLWRRLLQALVPEGFPSSVTADYVPFQIWDTLQGLSTYTRTMLSTQALLSAIGVGEKSATVIGATFQWFLRDLTGMLGGILFTFYQGSNLDSNAKMWRLVADLMNDLGMLMDLISPLFPSAFVIIVCLGSISRSFSKFHHFLKLKYRLVYDYVLVVSCRSLTSLFQISTMAAVYKTIARCSHNSSSFYEGSQETVATMIGMALGMLVARITIGHPLAIWVCFLSLTLFHMYANYQAVRCLALTSLNPERTTIHLQHFMKTGQVLSPEQVSAKEHVLPLKLTVWSSKNADLLYTKVHLGTRVSSLDNMEIKEHLLSAASYYAKAKYLLVERNGTVNVIVHKDSNAADVLKSFVHALILAMNVSESKSSHSDSQMWIDKHYDVFIHKLKSLGWKTERLLSPIIWRANWIYKSSEKKVD